The Flavobacterium johnsoniae genomic sequence CCTGTTTTTTTTATACTTAAAATATTGTTTTACCAGCCTTTTACTGCTCCGCCTTTAAATTCGACTTCAGCTGCTTTTTCTACTTCTGGAGATTGAAAAGCTTGTAAAAACTGTTTTACTTTTTCTTCATTTTTATTGTCTTCACGACTCACAACCAAATTTACATAAGGAGATTCTTTATCTTCAACAAATAATGCATCGCGCGACGGAACTAATCCTGCTTGAGAAGCAAATGTATTATTGATAATCGCAATTGAAACATTTGCATCGTCTAAAGCTCTTGGCAATTGAGGCGCTTCTAATTCTAAGATTTTTAAGTTTTTAGGGTTGCTTACAATATCAGTTACTTTTGGCAACAAACCAACTCCATCTTTCAATTTCAACAAACCATTTTTCTGTAAAAGCAATAAAGAACGTCCGCCATTTGTTGGATCATTCGGAATAATAATCGTGCTTTCGTTTTTCAATTCAGAAAGGTTTTTTATTTTTTTTGAATAAGCTGCAATTGGGTAAACAAATGTTTTTCCGATGATCGCTAATTTATAACCACGCTGTTTCGATTGTTCGTCCATGTATGGTTTGTGCTGAAAAGCATTTGCATCAATATCACCTTGACTTAAAGCTTCGTTCGGAATTACATAGTCGTTAAACGATACCAATTCTACTTCTAATCCGAATTTTTCTTTGGCAACTTTTTTAGCTGCTTCAGCCACTTTTAATTCTGGTCCTGCCGCCACTCCAACTTTAATAAAATGTGGATCATTTTTTTTATCATTTCCACAGTTTGATAAAAGAATTGCTAAAGCCAAAACTCCAGCAGTTTTTAAAATATTTAGTTTCATTTTTTTAATTGTAAATTGTTAATTATAAATTGTTAATTGATGCTTATCTATGGTCGAATCGTTTTGATAATCTGTCTCCTATAAACTGAATTAGGAATACCAAAACAACCAGTAAACCCAAAACCGAATTCATCGTAACGGCATCATAACCAATATATCCATATTGATAACCCACTTGTCCTAAACCTCCTGCTCCAACAGCTCCGCCCATTGCGGAATAACCTACAAGTGTAATTAACGTAATTGATGCCGCATTTATTAACGAAGGCAACGCTTCTGGAAGCAAAACTTTATACACAATTTGTAACGGCGTTGCGCCCAAAGCTCTCGCCGCTTCAATTAATCCAGATGGTAAACCTAACAAACTGTTTTCTACTAAACGCGCAATAAATGGCGCTGCACCAATACTTAACGGCACTAAAGCCGCGCTAACTCCAATCGAAGTTCCAACAATGGCGCGTGTAAACGGAATCATCCAAACGATTAAAATAATGAATGGAATGGAACGGAAAACATTTACCAAAACCGATAAAACTCGGTTTAAAACTGGCTGTTCTAAAATTTGATTTTTACGTGTAAGAAAAAGTAAAATTCCAGTTGGCAATCCCAATACAAAACCAAAAAAACCCGACACAAAAGTCATAACAATGGTTTCCCATGTTCCTTTTAACAATAAATCTATAAGTGAATCAGACATAACCTATTATTTCTGTTTTAATGTGTTTTGAATTAAAATATTGAATCGCCGCATCATAATTTTCGCGTTTTCCTGAAAGTTCAATCAGCATGACACCAAAATTTACTTCGCCCGCCTGATCCATTTGTGCGCTTACGATTTTGAAATCGGTATCAAAAAGTCTTGAAACTTCTGAAATAACTGGTTCATTAACCGATTTTCCAGTCATTTCTAATTTCAATAACGGATTTAAATTTCCGTTATCAACTTGCTGTAACTTGTCTTGATAAACCGATGGAACTTCAATATGTAAAGAAGAAGCAATAAATTCTCTCGTCAATTCTTGTTTCGGATCAGCGAAAATTTCACCAACACTTCCCTGTTCAATTAATTTTCCGTGACTAATAACGGCAACTTCATCACAAATCGATTTTACGACTTCCATTTGGTGTGTAATCAATAAAACCGTAATATTTAATCGTTTGTTAATGTCTTTCAATAAATTTAAAATTGAACGCGTAGTAGCAGGATCTAAAGCACTTGTCGCTTCGTCACACAATAAAACTTTCGGATTATTAGCCAAAGTTCTCGCAATTGCCACTCTTTGTTTTTGACCTCCAGAAAGACTTGCCGGATAATCGTTTGCTTTTTCTGCCAAACCAACCAATTGCAATAATTCTAAAACTCTTGTGTTGATTTCTGTTTTTGATGTTCCTGCCAATTCTAGCGGAAAAGCAACATTTTCGAAAACGGTTCTCGAAGAAAGTAAATTGAAATGCTGAAAAATCATTCCGATTTGTCTTCTTTCAATTGCCAATTCTGCGTTTGATAATTGCATCAACGCTTTTCCGTCAACAATAATTTCTCCTGAAGTTGGTCTTTCTAACAAATTTACACAGCGGATCAAAGTACTTTTTCCAGCACCCGAAGTTCCAATTACACCAAAAACTTTTCCTTGCGGAACTCGTAGCGAGACATCAGACAAAGCAGTAACAATTCTGTCTTTCTGATGAAAAGTTTTGGTTACATTTTTTAATTCAATCATTTCGTAATCGAGGTAAAACAAAAAGCCTTTCAACTATTTATGAAAGGCTTTTTGAGATCAATAATATAGTTTTATATAGAAGCCAGTTCAAAGAATTGCCTTACAACAATACAGCACATCATCGCGCTGTTATAATAATTCTTCATATTCTGGTCGTTTTTTCTCATTGCGATTGCAAATTTAAGCAGTTATTTTCAATTTCAATGCAAAAACTATTAAAACTTTTATTTTCCTATCAATCTAATAGACTACTATATCGTTTGCAAATTTATTAATCATTTTTGGCATCTAATAAAATCGCTAATTGAATGCAAGGCAAATCCGAACGATTACTCCACGCATGATTGGTACCACGTTGAATTACAATATCTCCAGCCTTCAAAATAGTTTCTTCTTCATCTACAATCAAATAAATTTCTCCAGAAATAATAATGATATAATCTAAAGTATCGGTTTGATGCATTAACGGATGCGGCTGACCTTTGGGCGCCACAATTCCTAAATCTTTGTCTGGCGGAATCTGTACGTAACGAAAATAACTTCCGTTTTTGGGCGTGTTCGGAAAAGCGGTATTTTCTATTCTATTTTCTTCGAATTTTGCAGGAATACTATCTGTCGACCAAATATCCGAAATAATCAATCCCGGAAAATGCTCCGAAACATTGGTAACGATTTCATCTTGTTCGATAATTGATTTCCCATTCTTGATTCCTGTAACTACTCGTCTTGGTATTGTTTTCATTCTTTATTGATCTGCATAATTAATTTTTTTCCATACGTTTTGTTTTCACGCAATAACCACAGCGCTTTTACGACCGTTCTTGTGTTTAATTCTCCGATTATGGAAATATTTGGCGGCGTAATAAATTTATTTTCTAATAACTGCGACAACTCTATTAAACCGTTTTTATAATAATCATATCTTTTTTCTAAACCATACGCATAATTTGAAATCGTATGAATGGTTGCTCCTCTGGAAAAAAGAATATTTCGCGATTCTGGAGTTGAAAAATTCGTTACATCTATATAGGTTCCATTTATTTTTAGAAGTTTAGCCGCGACTTCTGCAATTTTATTTCCGACTAAATCTACTGCAATGTCAAACTTTTTATTTCCATTTAATGAAAGTGCCGCTTCGAATATTTCTTCTTTTTTATAATTAATGATTTGCTGTGGTTTTACACCAAGACTAATTAAAAACGTTATACTTTCTTCATTTCCTGCAGTTACTAAAAAGTTTGAAAACCCTTTACTTACCAAAAGTTTGACAAAAAAATTTCCAACTCCTCCAGCTGCTCCCGTAATTAATATGGAATCTGTTAGAGAAGCTTTCATTCTTTTAAAAGATTGCAAAGCCGTTAATCCAGCTGATGGAATTGCAGCGGCTTCTTCAAAAGAAATATTTTTTGGCTTTTTTACCGCAATTGCTTCAGGAACGCAAATGTATTCGGCATAAGTTCCATTAGATCCCATACTTCCAGAACCGCAAAAAACAGCATCGCCAATTTTAAAATCTCTTACATTTGATCCGATTTTTGTAATAATTCCTGAAAATTCTCTCCCTAAAATAGGCGAATGCAAAAGCTTTCTTTCAGAACTATTTTCGGTCATTTGATAATCAATCGGATTAAAACCAGAAGAAACAATTTGTACTTGAATTTGATGCGGTTCTGGTTGCGGAGTTGCAATTGTTTCCAACTGAAATTGACGATTTTCCTGTAATAGAATTGCTTTCATTTTTAAATATTAGTTTCTTAATCCAACTCAAACCATTCGTTTACTTCTCTTTCGATGGTATCTTTAATTCTCGGATTTTCAAATTCGTTTGTTGCAGGATTGTATTCGTAATCTTTCTGCCATTTTTTATAATTCAAAGCCACTTGCTGAATCGCATTACAAATAAATAAAAGTTCTTCGTTTGTTGTAATCGGATGCAATGACAAACGAACCCAGCCCGGCTTATTGGTTTGATTTTTCTCTAATAATTCATTGGTAATTGCTCTCGAACGTTTTTCATCAATATTGAAAAGATAATGTGCATATGTACTCGCACACGACCAACCGCCACGAGTCTGAATTCCGAAACGATCATTTAATAATCTTACGATTAGATTGTAATGAATATCTTCAATTACAAAAGAAACACAGCCAATTCGTTTACTTTTTAAATCTCCTAAAATAGAAAGACCTTGTATTTTTTGAAGTTTAGAAAAGCACAGATCTAAAAGTTCTTTTTCTCTTTTTGCAATCTGTTCTACTCCCATTTTTTCTTTCAATTCTAAAGCCAAAGCTGCTCGAATTACTTGCAAAAATCCTGGAGTTCCACCGTCTTCTCTCACTTCTATCACATCGCTGTAACAATAATTTCCTAACGGATTCGTCCATTTTACATTTCCGCCGCCCGGATTATCAGGAAACTCAGATTGGTATAATTTTTCGTTGAAAACCAAAATACCGCAAGTTCCAGGTCCGCCCAAAAATTTATGTGGCGAAAAGAAAATCGCATCTAAATGTTGTTCTGGATCTTTTGGATGCATATCGATTTTAACGTAAGGTGCCGAAGCAGCAAAATCTACAAAACACAATCCGCCGTTTTGATGCATAATTTTAGCTAATTCATGATAAGGCGTAATAATTCCCGTTACGTTTGAACAAGCCGTAAACGAACCGATTTTCAAACTTCTATCGGCGTATTTTTTTATTTCCGTAGAAAGGATTTTTGGATCTACTAAATTATTTTCATCGGCAGGAAGAATCACAACGTCTGCATTTGTTTCGTACCAAGGAACTTGATTGGAATGATGTTCCATATGCGTAATGAAAACTACTGGTTTGTCTTTTTCATTTTCATACGTTTTTCTCAAACCAATAATACGCTGGAGTTTAGATAATGCAGCAGTCATTCCAGTTCCAGTTGTTACTAAAACATCCGATGCATTTGCATTAACGGATTTTTTAATAATATCTCTGGCGTAATTGTATGCGTAAGTAGAAGTTTTTCCTGTCTGACTAGAAAGTGAATGCGTATTGGCAATCATCGGACCTATTTTATGGAGCATAATATCTTCAATCGGCGTGTATAATCTTCCGCTGGCAACCCAATCGGCGTAAATCAAATTTTGTTCTCCGTAAACCGATTCGAAAGTATGATCTATTCCTACAGTGTTTTCTCTAAATTTAGAAAAGTAACACTCAGATTCTGTTGTTTTTGTAGTTGGCTCAATAGCATTCATTTCCCTAGCATTTTTTTAATTAACAAATTGTATTATGGTTTGAATTTCCATAATCTTGTCATTCTGAGGAACGAAGAATCTTTGTTGCAAAATCGACAAAGATTGGTGATTTTCTGTGTGGAGTTTCTTGCGAAGATCCTTCCTTCGTCAGGATGACAAGATTGTGTATTTTCTTTATTAAATTTTATTTTCCAAAAGCGATTTAAGAGTTGCTTGCAATTCTTCTCCATGAAGATTTTTTGCAACAATAATTCCTTTAGAATCTACCAGATAATTGGCTGGAATTGCGCGTACACCATATAATTTTGCAACTGCACTATTCCAGAAAAGCAAATCTGAAACATGCGTCCAAGTTAAATTGTCATCTTGAATTCCTTTGATCCAGTTTTCTTTCTTTTTGTCTAAAGAAATAGCGATTATATTAAATCCTTTATCATGAAATTCTTTGTAAGCAGCCACGATATTTGGATTTTCTCTTCGGCATGGACCGCACCAAGAAGCCCAGAAATCTACTAAAGTGTATCCGTTTAAGTTTTCAGAAAAACGAATCGCTTTTCCCTCAGGATTATTTGCTGTAAAATCTGGTGCTTTTTTTCCAACTGCCAAACCGTCTAGTACAATAGCCAAATCTTTTAGTTCTTTCACGTAAGTGACATTTTGAAGACTTTTATCTAGCAAAGCAATATTTTGCGTAATCTGTTCTGGCGTTAATCGATACGACCAATTTCTGTATAAAACATAAGCCGAAACAATTGATTTTGGATTTTCTGTAATGAATTTACTGATTTCTACCTCTTTTGTTTTTTTGTACGTTTCAAACAAATCTTGTGTCGCAGA encodes the following:
- the metQ gene encoding methionine ABC transporter substrate-binding lipoprotein MetQ codes for the protein MKLNILKTAGVLALAILLSNCGNDKKNDPHFIKVGVAAGPELKVAEAAKKVAKEKFGLEVELVSFNDYVIPNEALSQGDIDANAFQHKPYMDEQSKQRGYKLAIIGKTFVYPIAAYSKKIKNLSELKNESTIIIPNDPTNGGRSLLLLQKNGLLKLKDGVGLLPKVTDIVSNPKNLKILELEAPQLPRALDDANVSIAIINNTFASQAGLVPSRDALFVEDKESPYVNLVVSREDNKNEEKVKQFLQAFQSPEVEKAAEVEFKGGAVKGW
- a CDS encoding NADP-dependent oxidoreductase produces the protein MKAILLQENRQFQLETIATPQPEPHQIQVQIVSSGFNPIDYQMTENSSERKLLHSPILGREFSGIITKIGSNVRDFKIGDAVFCGSGSMGSNGTYAEYICVPEAIAVKKPKNISFEEAAAIPSAGLTALQSFKRMKASLTDSILITGAAGGVGNFFVKLLVSKGFSNFLVTAGNEESITFLISLGVKPQQIINYKKEEIFEAALSLNGNKKFDIAVDLVGNKIAEVAAKLLKINGTYIDVTNFSTPESRNILFSRGATIHTISNYAYGLEKRYDYYKNGLIELSQLLENKFITPPNISIIGELNTRTVVKALWLLRENKTYGKKLIMQINKE
- a CDS encoding cupin domain-containing protein; the protein is MKTIPRRVVTGIKNGKSIIEQDEIVTNVSEHFPGLIISDIWSTDSIPAKFEENRIENTAFPNTPKNGSYFRYVQIPPDKDLGIVAPKGQPHPLMHQTDTLDYIIIISGEIYLIVDEEETILKAGDIVIQRGTNHAWSNRSDLPCIQLAILLDAKND
- a CDS encoding aminotransferase class V-fold PLP-dependent enzyme — its product is MNAIEPTTKTTESECYFSKFRENTVGIDHTFESVYGEQNLIYADWVASGRLYTPIEDIMLHKIGPMIANTHSLSSQTGKTSTYAYNYARDIIKKSVNANASDVLVTTGTGMTAALSKLQRIIGLRKTYENEKDKPVVFITHMEHHSNQVPWYETNADVVILPADENNLVDPKILSTEIKKYADRSLKIGSFTACSNVTGIITPYHELAKIMHQNGGLCFVDFAASAPYVKIDMHPKDPEQHLDAIFFSPHKFLGGPGTCGILVFNEKLYQSEFPDNPGGGNVKWTNPLGNYCYSDVIEVREDGGTPGFLQVIRAALALELKEKMGVEQIAKREKELLDLCFSKLQKIQGLSILGDLKSKRIGCVSFVIEDIHYNLIVRLLNDRFGIQTRGGWSCASTYAHYLFNIDEKRSRAITNELLEKNQTNKPGWVRLSLHPITTNEELLFICNAIQQVALNYKKWQKDYEYNPATNEFENPRIKDTIEREVNEWFELD
- the metN gene encoding methionine ABC transporter ATP-binding protein MetN; translated protein: MIELKNVTKTFHQKDRIVTALSDVSLRVPQGKVFGVIGTSGAGKSTLIRCVNLLERPTSGEIIVDGKALMQLSNAELAIERRQIGMIFQHFNLLSSRTVFENVAFPLELAGTSKTEINTRVLELLQLVGLAEKANDYPASLSGGQKQRVAIARTLANNPKVLLCDEATSALDPATTRSILNLLKDINKRLNITVLLITHQMEVVKSICDEVAVISHGKLIEQGSVGEIFADPKQELTREFIASSLHIEVPSVYQDKLQQVDNGNLNPLLKLEMTGKSVNEPVISEVSRLFDTDFKIVSAQMDQAGEVNFGVMLIELSGKRENYDAAIQYFNSKHIKTEIIGYV
- a CDS encoding TlpA disulfide reductase family protein, translated to MKKIILGFALFLAAVQTQAQESNLQLKGTVVDTVAKYVYLQKFHNKMFTTIDSVKVKDGSFAFKTKVKTPELYGLSVNTADSPLYIFLEKGPITVKLSPKKYYTNSTVEGSATQDLFETYKKTKEVEISKFITENPKSIVSAYVLYRNWSYRLTPEQITQNIALLDKSLQNVTYVKELKDLAIVLDGLAVGKKAPDFTANNPEGKAIRFSENLNGYTLVDFWASWCGPCRRENPNIVAAYKEFHDKGFNIIAISLDKKKENWIKGIQDDNLTWTHVSDLLFWNSAVAKLYGVRAIPANYLVDSKGIIVAKNLHGEELQATLKSLLENKI
- a CDS encoding methionine ABC transporter permease MetI, with amino-acid sequence MSDSLIDLLLKGTWETIVMTFVSGFFGFVLGLPTGILLFLTRKNQILEQPVLNRVLSVLVNVFRSIPFIILIVWMIPFTRAIVGTSIGVSAALVPLSIGAAPFIARLVENSLLGLPSGLIEAARALGATPLQIVYKVLLPEALPSLINAASITLITLVGYSAMGGAVGAGGLGQVGYQYGYIGYDAVTMNSVLGLLVVLVFLIQFIGDRLSKRFDHR